A stretch of the Kroppenstedtia eburnea genome encodes the following:
- a CDS encoding LCP family protein, with protein sequence MKWLKIFSVLFLLVVGGAGGYGWYLYSSMKETASQIYEPKEQKKSDLREEEVSVHRQDPISILILGVDERKGDKGRSDTMVILTVNPRTDSSLMFNIPRDTRTEIAGRGTQDKINHAYAFGGVPMAVETVESFLKVPIDYYIKVNMKGFADIIDTLDGVDVNNPFAFDYKGTPFPEGPIHLNGKEALMYTRMRYEDPRGDLGRNDRQRQVLKAVITKAARPSILMDLSSLLGNLGTNVKTNISPEELQQMAVDYRSATRQMETLEVKGTGTKINGIYYYQVTEAERERIGQKMRGTLELN encoded by the coding sequence ATGAAATGGTTAAAGATTTTTTCCGTGTTATTTCTGTTGGTCGTGGGAGGAGCGGGGGGATACGGCTGGTATCTCTATTCTTCCATGAAAGAGACTGCCTCTCAGATCTATGAACCGAAGGAACAGAAAAAGTCGGATCTGCGGGAGGAGGAAGTATCGGTTCACAGGCAGGATCCCATCTCCATCTTGATCCTGGGGGTGGATGAGCGGAAAGGGGACAAGGGACGCAGTGACACGATGGTTATTCTCACGGTGAATCCCCGGACCGACAGTTCACTGATGTTCAACATTCCCCGGGACACCCGGACAGAGATCGCCGGCAGAGGTACACAGGACAAGATCAACCATGCTTATGCTTTCGGCGGAGTGCCCATGGCCGTGGAGACGGTGGAGAGCTTTCTCAAGGTGCCCATCGATTACTACATCAAGGTGAATATGAAAGGATTCGCCGATATTATCGACACCTTGGACGGAGTGGATGTGAATAACCCCTTCGCCTTTGATTACAAAGGCACCCCCTTCCCGGAGGGACCGATTCACCTGAACGGGAAAGAAGCACTGATGTATACCCGGATGCGCTATGAAGACCCGCGGGGGGACCTGGGCAGAAATGATCGTCAGCGTCAGGTTTTGAAAGCAGTGATCACCAAGGCGGCCAGGCCGTCCATCTTGATGGATCTCTCCTCGCTCTTGGGAAATCTGGGTACCAATGTGAAAACAAACATCTCTCCCGAGGAACTGCAGCAGATGGCCGTCGATTACCGGAGCGCCACCCGGCAGATGGAGACCCTGGAGGTGAAGGGGACCGGAACCAAGATCAACGGCATCTATTATTACCAGGTGACCGAGGCGGAGCGGGAGCGAATCGGACAAAAAATGCGCGGTACTTTGGAACTGAATTGA
- a CDS encoding extracellular solute-binding protein has translation MGLKPKWSLIWATMLAVGLTTGCMASTSDGDSADKDGLEEKVVIYSPHGKDILQDFEKQFEKKHPHVDVEWLDIGSQEILDRVRSEKANPQADLWWGAPSVMFEQAREEGLLQPYQPGYADALPKEFRAADWSWTGTSQTPEVIMYNTREIPKGEVPRDWDDLLDPKWKDRIIIRYPLASGTMRTIYSAMIYRDYKESNRPEKGYEWLKKLDANTKEYSANPEMMYSKVARGEGALTIWNMPDTVMLKETKNYPFDFVIPESGTPVLTEGIALVKGGKHPEAAKAFYEFVNSEQAMKHLAETYYRIPTREDIQGLPAWIAETRIKSMDLDWKLLQEKENEWMDHWDQKIKNGAKQKEE, from the coding sequence ATGGGGTTGAAACCGAAGTGGAGCTTGATCTGGGCGACGATGCTGGCGGTGGGGCTGACCACGGGTTGCATGGCATCCACCTCCGACGGGGACAGCGCCGACAAGGACGGTTTGGAAGAAAAAGTGGTCATCTATTCTCCCCACGGGAAAGACATCCTGCAAGATTTTGAGAAGCAGTTCGAAAAAAAGCATCCCCATGTGGATGTGGAGTGGCTGGACATCGGATCCCAGGAAATTCTCGACCGGGTCCGTTCCGAGAAGGCGAACCCCCAGGCAGACCTTTGGTGGGGGGCTCCGTCGGTGATGTTTGAACAGGCCCGGGAGGAGGGGCTGCTTCAGCCCTATCAACCCGGTTATGCCGATGCGCTTCCCAAAGAGTTCCGGGCAGCGGACTGGTCCTGGACTGGGACCAGCCAGACACCGGAAGTGATCATGTACAATACCCGGGAGATTCCCAAAGGGGAAGTGCCCCGGGACTGGGATGATCTCCTCGACCCCAAATGGAAAGACCGGATCATCATCCGCTATCCCCTCGCCTCGGGAACGATGCGGACCATCTACTCCGCTATGATCTACCGGGATTACAAAGAGTCGAACCGTCCGGAGAAAGGGTATGAATGGCTGAAAAAGTTGGATGCCAACACCAAGGAATACTCCGCCAATCCGGAGATGATGTACAGCAAGGTGGCGCGGGGGGAGGGGGCGCTCACGATTTGGAACATGCCGGATACCGTCATGCTGAAAGAGACCAAGAATTATCCCTTTGATTTCGTGATTCCCGAGAGCGGCACTCCGGTCTTGACCGAGGGAATCGCTTTGGTCAAGGGAGGCAAACACCCCGAAGCGGCCAAGGCATTCTACGAATTCGTCAACTCTGAACAGGCGATGAAACACCTCGCGGAAACATACTACCGCATCCCGACCCGGGAGGATATTCAGGGCTTGCCCGCCTGGATCGCGGAAACCCGGATCAAATCCATGGATCTGGACTGGAAGCTGCTGCAGGAGAAGGAAAACGAATGGATGGATCACTGGGATCAAAAGATCAAAAACGGGGCCAAGCAGAAAGAGGAATAA
- a CDS encoding NEW3 domain-containing protein — MYPTWRRGFPLLLTLLLAVSLLFPSFPAQASEKQDPELWKVLRPLDKVVSFMNTGAHPDDEFSALLAWLSLGQGVRTSSLLANRGEGGQNEIGDELGNGLGIIRSRELQEAAHLLGTDLFLLSEQTDDPIYDFGFSKSPAETLDKWGEKVVYERLIRRIREQRPDILLPSFRDVPSEHGHHRAISQLSLRAFADAADPKVFPEHRKQGLRPWQIKKLYLRGSKEQETLRFNIGNKDPVYGLTYPQLGEESRKLHKSQGMGRDLPVEEYWVSLELVKSATGQRTKESSLFDGLPVTFADLGTALKDRGLKRRLVRLQRQLEQTQKAYPDRRAVTRQVQTALKQVRQVAAAVTDSRLNPEEKTDLHHRLQVKEEQLLRAGAEASDIRLNLTVDPPVLTRGAATGVTLNIQNGGASGISQLQVEPLLPDQWKASTESVPKALAPGSGADVHMKVKAPEDAAYFQPYQSPLLQVRVNYRLQGVKVTRTVTVDPRKQTVALLPDWGLRITPAATILNTEKEAEIREIRVSVTNHRQGDSTGILRPDLPEGWKAEPGSRSLSFTRSGEQKEATFRLIPPKSVRPGRYTVGFTAEVEGRPFHTQVQPIAYDHIGTSYLLTEARLPIQAFSLKFDPGLKVGYVESGFDQVADHLRQAGMDVTPLTEQELASGDLSRYDTIVAGIRAYLSRPDLLKRNERLLEYVQQGGHVVMQYHKPGDNWDPHLAPYPLTPGEPSIAWRVTDENAPVTFLQPDHPLFQAPNRITDADFEGWVQERGLYFPSTWDSAYTPLLSMADPGEKPFEGGLLVADYGKGSYIYSSLVWYRQIQDQIPGGYRMFVNLINYPRHR, encoded by the coding sequence ATGTACCCAACATGGAGAAGGGGATTCCCCTTGCTGCTCACCCTTCTGTTGGCGGTCAGTCTGTTGTTTCCTTCTTTTCCGGCCCAAGCGTCGGAAAAACAGGATCCCGAGCTTTGGAAGGTGCTCCGCCCCTTGGACAAAGTGGTCAGCTTTATGAACACAGGGGCTCATCCCGATGATGAATTCAGCGCGTTGCTCGCCTGGCTCTCCCTCGGTCAGGGCGTACGCACCTCCAGCCTGTTGGCCAATCGGGGGGAAGGGGGACAAAACGAGATCGGAGATGAACTGGGCAACGGGCTCGGCATCATCCGTTCCCGGGAGCTGCAGGAAGCGGCCCATCTGCTGGGCACCGATCTGTTTCTGCTCAGTGAACAGACGGATGATCCCATCTATGACTTCGGTTTTTCCAAGTCCCCGGCGGAAACCCTGGACAAATGGGGGGAAAAGGTGGTCTACGAACGGTTGATCCGGCGCATCCGGGAACAGCGGCCGGATATTTTGCTGCCCTCCTTTCGGGATGTCCCCAGCGAACACGGACATCACCGGGCAATTTCCCAACTCAGCCTCAGAGCCTTTGCAGATGCTGCCGACCCGAAGGTGTTCCCCGAACATCGGAAACAAGGGCTCCGTCCCTGGCAGATCAAAAAGCTGTATTTGCGGGGAAGCAAAGAGCAGGAGACGCTCCGTTTCAACATCGGAAACAAGGATCCGGTCTATGGCCTCACCTATCCCCAACTGGGGGAGGAATCGCGAAAGTTGCATAAAAGTCAGGGGATGGGCCGCGACCTCCCCGTGGAGGAGTACTGGGTTTCCCTTGAACTGGTGAAATCGGCGACCGGGCAAAGGACAAAGGAATCCAGCCTGTTTGACGGTCTCCCCGTCACCTTTGCCGACCTGGGGACCGCTCTGAAGGATCGGGGACTGAAGCGGCGGCTGGTCAGACTGCAGCGGCAACTGGAACAAACCCAAAAGGCCTATCCTGATCGCCGGGCGGTCACCCGGCAAGTACAGACCGCGCTGAAGCAGGTGCGGCAGGTGGCGGCCGCCGTCACTGACAGCCGTCTGAACCCGGAGGAAAAAACGGATCTCCACCACCGGTTGCAGGTGAAGGAAGAACAGTTGTTGCGAGCCGGAGCTGAAGCTTCGGACATCCGGCTCAACCTGACCGTGGATCCCCCCGTGCTGACCCGGGGGGCCGCCACCGGGGTCACCCTGAACATTCAAAACGGCGGCGCCTCGGGGATCAGCCAGTTGCAGGTGGAACCTTTACTTCCCGATCAGTGGAAGGCATCTACGGAGTCGGTCCCGAAGGCCTTGGCTCCCGGCTCCGGAGCCGACGTCCACATGAAAGTGAAGGCCCCTGAGGATGCCGCTTACTTTCAACCTTACCAATCCCCCCTCCTTCAGGTCCGGGTAAACTACCGCCTGCAGGGCGTGAAGGTGACACGGACGGTCACCGTGGATCCCCGCAAGCAGACGGTCGCCCTCCTTCCCGACTGGGGTTTGAGGATCACTCCCGCCGCCACCATCCTGAATACGGAGAAGGAAGCCGAGATCCGGGAAATCCGGGTTTCGGTCACCAACCACAGACAGGGAGACAGCACAGGGATTCTCCGTCCGGATCTGCCTGAGGGCTGGAAGGCGGAACCCGGCTCCCGATCACTCTCCTTCACCCGGAGCGGTGAGCAGAAGGAGGCCACCTTCCGCCTGATTCCGCCGAAGTCGGTTCGACCCGGTCGCTATACAGTCGGATTTACGGCGGAGGTGGAAGGCAGACCCTTCCACACTCAGGTGCAACCCATCGCCTATGATCATATCGGGACCAGCTACCTGTTGACCGAGGCCCGTCTCCCCATCCAGGCTTTCTCCCTGAAGTTCGATCCGGGATTGAAAGTCGGATATGTGGAGAGCGGCTTCGACCAAGTGGCCGACCACCTCCGCCAGGCGGGGATGGATGTCACTCCATTGACTGAACAGGAGCTGGCCTCCGGCGATCTCAGCCGCTACGACACGATCGTCGCCGGCATCCGGGCCTACCTCTCCCGCCCGGACCTGCTGAAGCGGAATGAGCGCCTGCTGGAGTATGTTCAACAGGGCGGGCATGTGGTGATGCAGTACCACAAACCGGGGGACAACTGGGACCCCCACCTGGCTCCCTATCCCCTCACACCCGGGGAGCCATCCATTGCGTGGCGGGTGACGGATGAGAACGCACCGGTCACCTTTCTCCAGCCGGACCATCCCCTCTTTCAGGCACCCAACCGGATCACCGATGCAGATTTTGAGGGCTGGGTTCAGGAGCGGGGGCTGTACTTCCCCTCCACCTGGGATTCCGCTTACACCCCTCTCCTGTCCATGGCCGACCCCGGGGAGAAGCCCTTTGAGGGCGGTTTGCTGGTCGCCGACTATGGAAAAGGCTCCTATATCTACAGCAGTCTGGTCTGGTACCGTCAAATCCAGGACCAGATCCCCGGCGGTTACCGGATGTTCGTCAACCTGATCAACTACCCCCGCCACCGCTGA
- a CDS encoding ABC transporter ATP-binding protein: MSQVELKGISKRFGSVTGVEQLNLTIREGEFFTLLGPSGCGKTTTLRMIAGFYTPSRGRIRFDGKDVTEVPPQKRGTGMVFQNYALFPHMTVFENVAFGLQVRKISKPEREKRVEQALDLVRLAGYGERRIAQLSGGQQQRVALARALVIRPRILLLDEPLSNLDARLRDEMRSEILALHRSLGITTIYVTHDQVEALSMSDRIAVFHQGSCRQTGTPEQIYNQPADTFVASFVGETNLLPATVEEVNSEGIRVRSLERRFRVEQRPAEIDFPLQPGGKVWISIRPEGVELATDPGENTLSAELTLVQFMGFSFHCTARTEEEALLRALFVNRPDLTADLRTGERVEFRLPADRIRLLPGGDESV, from the coding sequence TTGAGTCAGGTGGAGCTGAAAGGGATTTCCAAAAGATTCGGATCCGTGACCGGGGTGGAACAGCTGAATCTCACCATCCGGGAGGGCGAGTTTTTCACCCTCCTCGGCCCCAGCGGTTGCGGAAAGACGACGACTCTGCGGATGATCGCCGGCTTCTATACTCCATCCCGGGGGCGGATCCGGTTTGACGGCAAGGACGTGACCGAGGTTCCCCCGCAAAAGCGGGGCACCGGGATGGTATTTCAAAATTACGCACTCTTCCCACATATGACCGTCTTTGAAAATGTGGCCTTTGGACTCCAGGTGCGCAAAATTTCAAAACCGGAACGGGAGAAGCGGGTGGAGCAGGCCCTGGACCTGGTCCGCCTGGCGGGGTACGGTGAGCGGCGGATCGCCCAGTTGAGCGGTGGCCAGCAACAGCGGGTCGCCCTCGCCCGGGCCCTGGTGATCCGCCCCCGGATCCTGCTCCTGGATGAGCCCCTGTCCAATCTGGACGCCCGCCTGCGGGACGAAATGCGCTCGGAGATCCTCGCCCTGCATCGTTCCCTGGGGATCACGACGATCTACGTCACTCATGATCAGGTGGAAGCCTTGTCGATGAGTGATCGGATCGCTGTTTTCCATCAAGGGTCCTGTCGGCAGACAGGAACTCCGGAACAGATCTACAATCAGCCGGCGGATACTTTTGTCGCTTCCTTTGTCGGGGAAACCAATCTGCTTCCGGCCACAGTGGAAGAGGTGAATTCAGAGGGGATCCGGGTGCGAAGCCTCGAGCGCCGTTTCCGGGTGGAGCAAAGACCGGCAGAGATCGATTTTCCCCTGCAGCCGGGCGGGAAGGTGTGGATCAGTATCCGTCCGGAAGGGGTGGAACTGGCAACCGATCCCGGGGAAAATACCTTGTCCGCTGAACTGACACTGGTCCAGTTTATGGGGTTCTCTTTCCACTGTACCGCCCGGACGGAGGAGGAAGCCCTTCTCCGCGCACTCTTTGTCAACCGTCCGGATCTCACCGCTGACCTCCGGACAGGGGAGCGGGTGGAGTTCCGGTTGCCGGCGGATCGCATTCGGCTGCTCCCCGGAGGTGATGAGAGTGTTTGA
- a CDS encoding LolA family protein has protein sequence MARRGVFLLMIVLVAASLTGCGTGKTEAKGGDDSAQRAVAVLDRAHARLKQAEGLQYVTEGIQKTRIHHKNKQSRSEVRQQIRTEAGYGPDRFHIVALAGDSPSEEIYLNQQTMYLKDPEMNRWEKISAKGTDGMALDLINPHDPKRLLKQLRLLREDWTLTKRQGDYLLEMELTGERIAPYIREVWHGQKEPAVMDSSPDLVKWKHHLQVSRIQQTIRLDAETFRPIRLERKIHAEVKMDGFHLTTELDLKTDVRETDRPFQIPAQVKQSAKEIEPDK, from the coding sequence ATGGCCAGAAGAGGGGTTTTCCTCCTGATGATCGTGTTGGTTGCGGCATCTCTCACCGGATGTGGGACAGGAAAAACGGAAGCGAAGGGGGGAGATGATTCCGCCCAAAGGGCGGTGGCCGTATTGGACCGGGCCCATGCCCGACTGAAGCAGGCCGAAGGCTTGCAGTATGTGACCGAAGGGATCCAGAAAACCCGGATCCATCATAAAAACAAGCAATCCCGCAGCGAGGTCCGTCAGCAGATCCGGACAGAGGCCGGATATGGGCCGGACCGCTTCCACATCGTTGCCTTGGCGGGAGATTCCCCATCTGAAGAGATCTATCTGAATCAGCAAACCATGTATCTCAAGGATCCGGAGATGAACCGATGGGAAAAGATTTCCGCCAAAGGGACGGACGGGATGGCCCTGGACCTGATCAATCCACATGATCCGAAGCGCCTGTTGAAACAGTTGAGGTTGCTGCGGGAAGATTGGACCCTCACCAAACGACAGGGGGACTACCTGTTGGAGATGGAGTTGACGGGAGAGAGAATCGCTCCCTACATCCGTGAAGTCTGGCATGGTCAGAAAGAACCGGCTGTGATGGATTCCTCACCGGATCTTGTAAAATGGAAGCATCATCTCCAGGTCAGCCGCATCCAACAGACGATCCGGCTGGATGCGGAGACATTCCGACCGATCCGTCTGGAACGGAAGATCCATGCCGAAGTGAAGATGGATGGGTTCCATTTGACTACGGAGTTGGATCTCAAAACCGATGTCCGGGAAACGGACCGGCCGTTTCAAATTCCCGCGCAAGTGAAACAATCCGCCAAAGAGATCGAACCTGATAAATGA
- the argH gene encoding argininosuccinate lyase, with amino-acid sequence MGTREEIRKRDGTVFPGKIYVDCLLKPVFNDQRDHLFQAQFQIHRAHVLMLCDQGILSEREAAEILRGVETLAGIDPSRLRYDPRYEDLFFMVEGLLAEEIGEEAAGNMHIARSRNDMGVAMYRLVLREQLLELIGRVQGLREALLEVGEEHLETVMPAHTHTQPAQPTTLGHYLLAVHDVTERDTRRLWSAYRTVNRSPLGAAALTTTGFNICRESVKAFLGFDELVENSYDAIAGADYLLETATALILLMTDAGRWVQDLLQFCTREFNLLRVADPYVQISSIMPQKRNPVSVEHSRSLAGSAIADAQAVCTMIHNTPFGDIVDTEDDLQPHLYRAIDKSNRVLELMTAVISTMEVNQAEMRRRAGEGLITVTELADTLVRERGLSFRRAHRIASRVARRAFREQRDRIEPEWLREAAEEITGEGMNFPEGKLAEISDPLHFIEVRRCPGGPHPRETRRMLKDRKERLHADRREWSRRSEVIRSAGDHLQARVRQLLSQNR; translated from the coding sequence ATGGGAACGAGGGAAGAGATCCGGAAACGGGACGGTACCGTCTTTCCCGGCAAGATCTATGTGGACTGCCTGTTGAAGCCGGTGTTTAACGATCAGAGGGACCACCTCTTCCAGGCCCAATTTCAAATCCACCGTGCCCATGTGCTGATGCTGTGTGACCAGGGGATTCTGTCGGAACGGGAAGCGGCGGAGATTCTCCGGGGTGTGGAAACCTTGGCGGGGATCGACCCGTCCCGGCTTCGCTATGATCCCCGGTATGAGGACCTGTTTTTCATGGTGGAAGGCCTGCTGGCAGAAGAGATCGGGGAAGAAGCCGCGGGAAATATGCATATCGCCCGTAGCCGCAACGACATGGGGGTGGCCATGTACCGGCTGGTGTTGCGGGAACAACTGCTGGAGCTGATCGGGAGGGTGCAGGGATTGCGGGAAGCCCTGCTGGAGGTGGGGGAAGAACATCTGGAGACCGTCATGCCGGCCCATACCCATACCCAACCGGCCCAACCCACCACTTTGGGCCACTACCTGCTCGCCGTCCACGATGTAACGGAGCGGGACACCCGCCGGCTGTGGTCCGCTTATCGGACGGTCAACCGCAGTCCCCTGGGGGCGGCGGCGCTCACCACCACCGGATTCAATATTTGCCGGGAATCGGTGAAGGCATTCCTCGGTTTTGACGAACTGGTGGAAAACTCCTATGATGCCATCGCCGGGGCGGATTATCTGTTGGAAACTGCTACGGCTCTCATCCTGCTCATGACGGATGCGGGTCGTTGGGTCCAGGATCTGCTCCAGTTCTGCACCCGGGAATTTAACCTTCTGCGCGTGGCCGATCCCTATGTTCAGATCAGCAGCATCATGCCCCAGAAACGAAACCCTGTCTCCGTGGAGCACTCCCGCTCCCTCGCCGGCAGTGCCATCGCCGATGCCCAGGCGGTTTGCACCATGATTCACAACACTCCCTTCGGAGATATCGTCGACACCGAAGATGATCTGCAGCCCCATTTGTACCGGGCCATCGACAAGAGTAACCGGGTGCTGGAGCTGATGACCGCTGTGATCAGCACCATGGAAGTGAATCAGGCAGAGATGAGACGCCGCGCGGGGGAAGGGTTGATCACCGTCACTGAATTGGCCGACACCTTGGTCCGGGAACGGGGACTCTCCTTCCGGCGGGCTCACCGGATCGCTTCCCGGGTGGCCCGCCGTGCCTTCCGGGAACAGAGGGATCGGATCGAACCGGAGTGGTTGCGAGAGGCGGCGGAAGAGATCACCGGCGAAGGGATGAACTTCCCAGAGGGGAAGCTGGCGGAGATCAGTGATCCGCTCCACTTCATCGAGGTACGCCGGTGCCCCGGGGGGCCCCACCCTCGGGAAACCCGGCGGATGCTGAAGGATCGGAAAGAACGGTTGCATGCCGACCGGAGGGAATGGAGCCGGAGGAGCGAGGTCATCCGTTCCGCCGGGGATCACCTGCAAGCCCGTGTCCGGCAGTTGCTCTCCCAAAACAGGTGA
- a CDS encoding ABC transporter permease produces the protein MRVFEWIRGRLGSERMVTWGLLLPVMAVLLAYVLYPSYRTLAESVWVDGAFSLKNYRAFFNPDSLSNLEALWNSVYISLLSVLFSALIGVPLALIFNRYDFPGRRLFASAAILPMVLPSLVGVMSFMFLYGESGLVTRSLQDFFGLQEPPFRLRGVAGILLVHAYTMYVYFYMTVSSAIRGIHPALEEAAANLGAGPWRRFRSVILPLLTPALVAASLLVFMTSMASFSAPFLLAGGFRVLSLQIYFSKINGNLDMAATQSVILSIISISFLLFMRWYQGRRDYRMMEKGVSHHRRELRNPWVKWPLVLAGTVGVILLLLPHVTLVILSLVPEGTWTWQTYPTQFSLENYRLLMKDPRIWEPVRNSLWMAALATAGNFLFGVLTSYVLAKRKFKGKNLLDILVMLPWALPATVVAMNLILAFNVPTPFTLGHILVGTFWILPLAYFVRHIPLVVRSTHAALEQLDDSLEEAARNLGARWFTAFRRVILPVILPGIMAGTLLAFVTAVGEFVSSVMLYTIANRPISIEIMNQLRMFNLGQAAAYAVYQILLIAGVLLISQRFFGVKAENTL, from the coding sequence ATGAGAGTGTTTGAGTGGATCAGGGGGCGACTCGGATCGGAGCGGATGGTCACCTGGGGGCTGCTGTTGCCGGTGATGGCGGTTCTCTTGGCCTATGTGCTGTATCCCAGTTATCGCACCCTGGCGGAGAGCGTTTGGGTGGATGGCGCATTTTCCCTGAAAAATTACCGGGCTTTTTTCAACCCGGACAGTTTGTCCAATCTGGAGGCGTTGTGGAACAGCGTCTATATCTCCCTGTTGAGTGTGCTGTTCAGCGCCCTGATCGGAGTTCCCTTGGCTTTGATCTTCAACCGGTACGACTTTCCGGGGCGTCGCCTGTTCGCATCGGCGGCAATCTTGCCGATGGTGCTGCCGTCACTGGTCGGGGTGATGTCCTTTATGTTCCTGTACGGGGAGTCGGGTTTGGTGACCCGTTCCCTGCAGGATTTCTTCGGTTTGCAGGAGCCGCCGTTCCGGTTGAGGGGGGTTGCGGGAATTCTGTTGGTTCACGCCTACACCATGTATGTCTATTTCTATATGACGGTCTCCTCCGCCATCCGGGGGATTCATCCTGCCCTGGAAGAAGCCGCCGCCAACCTGGGGGCCGGTCCCTGGAGGAGATTCCGGAGTGTGATCTTGCCCTTGCTGACCCCGGCGCTGGTGGCGGCCTCCCTCCTGGTCTTTATGACCTCCATGGCTTCCTTTTCTGCTCCTTTTCTGCTCGCCGGAGGGTTTCGCGTCCTCAGTCTGCAGATCTACTTTTCCAAGATCAACGGCAATCTGGACATGGCCGCCACTCAGTCGGTGATCCTGTCCATCATCTCCATCTCCTTTCTGCTGTTTATGCGCTGGTACCAGGGGCGGCGGGATTACCGGATGATGGAAAAAGGAGTGAGTCATCACCGGCGGGAGCTTCGCAATCCCTGGGTGAAATGGCCTCTGGTGCTTGCGGGGACGGTGGGAGTGATCCTGCTGTTGCTGCCCCATGTCACCCTGGTGATTCTCTCCCTGGTTCCTGAGGGCACCTGGACCTGGCAGACCTATCCCACCCAGTTCAGCCTGGAAAACTACCGGTTGTTGATGAAAGACCCCCGGATCTGGGAGCCTGTCCGCAACAGTCTGTGGATGGCGGCCCTGGCCACGGCGGGGAATTTTCTGTTCGGAGTGTTGACCTCCTATGTGCTGGCCAAACGGAAGTTCAAAGGGAAAAACCTGCTGGATATATTGGTGATGCTGCCCTGGGCGTTGCCTGCCACCGTGGTGGCGATGAACCTGATCCTGGCGTTTAACGTACCCACTCCCTTCACCTTGGGTCATATTCTGGTGGGCACCTTCTGGATCCTGCCCCTGGCCTATTTTGTGCGGCATATTCCGTTGGTGGTCCGCTCCACCCATGCCGCCCTGGAGCAGTTGGATGACTCTCTGGAAGAGGCGGCCCGCAATCTGGGTGCCCGCTGGTTCACCGCCTTCCGCAGAGTGATTCTCCCGGTCATCCTGCCGGGGATCATGGCGGGGACCCTGCTCGCCTTTGTGACGGCGGTGGGGGAGTTTGTCTCATCGGTGATGCTCTATACCATTGCGAACCGCCCCATCTCCATCGAAATCATGAATCAGCTCCGCATGTTCAACCTGGGTCAGGCGGCGGCCTATGCGGTGTATCAGATACTCCTGATCGCGGGTGTCCTCTTGATTTCCCAGCGGTTTTTCGGGGTGAAGGCGGAGAACACGCTTTGA